Proteins from one Gimesia maris genomic window:
- a CDS encoding HdeD family acid-resistance protein, with protein MTQPALPAIKDFKLTGIILCVIGVISLITPLIAGIAVVYMIGAFLLLGGILYVLQSMQVGDVAGKTFHVILGALIMLGGLSLLFHPLYGLELLTLIMAVFFVFEGVWKIIMSLGIRPAAGWGRILFSGVISLLLGGLISGQWPVSGMWAVGTLVGVDFLLTGFFLISLANQSTGGSSGPSDTIDV; from the coding sequence ATGACACAGCCTGCCTTACCTGCAATCAAGGACTTCAAACTGACTGGAATTATCTTATGTGTCATCGGCGTTATTTCGCTGATTACGCCGCTGATTGCCGGTATCGCTGTAGTATATATGATTGGCGCTTTTTTACTGTTGGGGGGGATATTATATGTATTGCAGTCGATGCAGGTGGGAGATGTTGCAGGGAAAACTTTCCACGTGATCCTGGGAGCTCTGATTATGCTCGGAGGACTCTCTCTGTTGTTTCATCCATTATATGGACTGGAACTACTGACACTGATCATGGCGGTATTTTTTGTCTTTGAGGGAGTCTGGAAGATCATTATGTCACTGGGAATCCGGCCTGCTGCCGGCTGGGGACGCATTCTTTTCAGTGGCGTGATCTCATTACTCTTAGGAGGCCTGATCTCGGGCCAGTGGCCTGTCTCAGGAATGTGGGCAGTGGGTACGCTGGTGGGAGTAGACTTTCTGCTGACTGGCTTTTTCCTGATCAGCCTGGCGAATCAATCGACCGGAGGAAGTTCAGGCCCTTCCGATACAATCGACGTGTAA
- a CDS encoding ArnT family glycosyltransferase, with protein MGKTTVASASIETEAQNDETRGSDSSQETSVSVVIWLSVLVIILVGIVIRVNLLDLLFLGYDEAMHFQAARATNVADVMQASRIYTHPPLIFLFYHYWMILGDSEWLLRLPSLLFCVPALVFGFLWLKELLGPRPALVGLTFLTFSLPMIQLSIVVRGYTLMLMFFFVALYYQERFFRHESLPALVVSGLCLGLAMLTHYATAWFLLVIGLLALMRLFSGSLSRRAIVSWVFLQFALIGLCVGLYLLHVRGFVNSQIQSELWDVWLNYSSADQTKLRPAALTLIHTADYIKYVAGVNPILMGCLLLVGSFVLLLKGYRESGSKWIAIERSLTVLLPMIIAAFLFNYRIYPLGYTRHSIWLIPFTAAGFSAAAYPLLRCPGVFRSACGVFLLGFWFYLYPYQVVRSLETTQTPAMAREVASLLKSTVPADSLIITDDSTRNVLEYYLMGREQTQMKPLEGGFMEYQMGDYRVITIPKFHFYLYDFKNEWEKYQQVLGEDATEPVWLTYIGFGNPRNIPQRLFRNFPPRKVLEKANYLDNYIIKVEFIAPDSENKKLPDADTLIDQ; from the coding sequence GTGGGCAAAACGACAGTAGCATCAGCTTCGATTGAAACCGAAGCACAAAATGATGAAACCAGGGGTTCCGATTCCAGCCAGGAGACTTCAGTCTCAGTGGTGATCTGGTTGAGCGTTCTTGTCATCATCCTTGTCGGGATTGTCATCAGAGTAAACTTACTGGATTTGCTGTTTTTGGGCTATGACGAAGCAATGCATTTTCAGGCAGCGCGTGCTACTAATGTTGCCGATGTGATGCAGGCGAGTCGGATCTATACTCATCCTCCTTTGATTTTTCTTTTTTATCATTATTGGATGATTCTAGGCGACTCTGAATGGTTGTTGCGATTGCCTTCCCTGTTGTTTTGTGTTCCGGCACTTGTTTTCGGTTTTCTGTGGCTCAAGGAACTGCTGGGGCCACGGCCTGCCTTGGTGGGGTTAACCTTTCTTACTTTTTCGCTTCCGATGATTCAATTAAGCATCGTAGTGCGTGGGTATACGTTAATGCTCATGTTTTTTTTCGTTGCTCTGTATTATCAGGAGCGATTTTTTCGGCATGAGTCTTTGCCCGCGTTAGTTGTGAGTGGACTTTGTCTGGGACTGGCGATGTTAACTCACTATGCCACTGCCTGGTTTCTGCTGGTGATAGGATTATTAGCTCTGATGCGGCTTTTTTCGGGATCTCTTTCCCGTCGGGCAATCGTCAGTTGGGTCTTCTTACAGTTCGCTTTAATCGGTTTGTGCGTTGGATTGTATTTGTTGCACGTAAGAGGTTTTGTCAACAGTCAAATTCAGTCAGAACTGTGGGACGTCTGGTTGAATTACAGTTCAGCCGATCAGACAAAACTGCGTCCTGCCGCCCTGACGCTAATACATACGGCAGATTATATAAAATATGTTGCAGGTGTGAATCCGATCCTGATGGGCTGTTTGTTGCTGGTGGGATCTTTTGTTCTCTTATTAAAGGGTTATCGAGAGAGTGGATCGAAATGGATTGCCATTGAGCGAAGCCTGACGGTTCTCCTGCCTATGATCATTGCAGCGTTCTTATTTAACTATCGCATTTATCCTCTGGGATACACGCGGCACTCAATCTGGTTGATCCCCTTCACCGCTGCAGGATTTTCTGCTGCGGCTTATCCATTGTTGCGTTGTCCAGGCGTATTTCGATCTGCCTGCGGTGTATTTCTGCTTGGTTTCTGGTTTTACCTCTATCCCTATCAGGTGGTTAGAAGTCTGGAAACAACTCAGACACCTGCCATGGCCCGAGAAGTGGCTTCCTTATTGAAAAGCACCGTTCCTGCTGATTCGCTGATCATTACCGACGATAGTACGAGAAACGTTTTGGAATATTACCTGATGGGGAGAGAGCAGACTCAGATGAAACCTCTTGAGGGAGGGTTTATGGAATATCAAATGGGGGACTATCGTGTAATCACGATTCCGAAGTTCCATTTTTACTTATATGACTTCAAAAATGAATGGGAAAAATATCAGCAGGTGTTGGGGGAAGACGCTACAGAACCAGTCTGGCTGACCTATATCGGTTTCGGAAATCCTCGCAATATACCGCAGAGATTATTTAGAAACTTTCCGCCTCGTAAAGTGCTTGAAAAAGCAAACTACCTTGATAACTATATTATCAAGGTAGAGTTTATCGCACCTGATTCGGAAAATAAAAAACTCCCCGATGCTGATACTCTAATTGATCAATGA